tataaatttaattgatcacccgaatccggggtaaacatgtATATCTAGAGTAGCGAATACAACCTAATCACTTTATCTCATtcagataatatatatatatatatatatatatatatatatatatatatatatatatatattaattgttATTCTGTACGACCAGTTATTTATCCTACAGTGTACCTGTTTTTGCGTATAGGATAGAACACGTTATCCTATCTGTTCCAAGATAGCGTATGCGGAATAGTAAAGAACTAAAAAGTAAGGACATAACAATTTTAATGTGAAAACTACCTGGCTCACAAAGGGtgaaaaaaccacgacctacacctctgtagCATTTTTCGTaaaactccactacaactgtgagcctttgcaaattcaagttacaaacttTGTAACCTGAGAACTAACTCTAATTCAGATCTAACTAAGCTCCCGAAACTAATGAGTCCACTTCAAGTTATCttaacttgaagttgaatttgaccaACGTTTATACCTATTAATTTTGCTTCTATGAAAGCTGATAAAGGTACAACTCGACAAACAATCCTAATACATGAATCTAGACTTAAGAACTGTAAAACTTAAACTCTATTAAACagtttcttcaatcttcttcttcttcgtagCAGGCCGCACTTCAAAATTAGAACACTCAATATTGCATTGCCTGTGTTTGCTCGATTTCTATTTTCTCTCTTTGTGAGTGCTTAAAACTTCTTCATGGCAGGACTTAGATATATATAGCACTAGGTTTGCTTCAAGTTGGCTGAACCCAATCCCTACATGGTAAGGCCCATTATGAGAGTTAGGGTTTGAGTTGGCTTGAGATTCTTCCATTCACGCGACTTCAGTGTCCTTGTAGGAGTCTGAAGTATCTCTATAATTATGGCAAGAAATCCTGCAACTTGTctgccaagtctttaccataaatcaCAAATCTTTCTCGCAGTGGGACTCTGAGCTGGGGCATGTTCTTGGACCTGGTTCACGTACCTGATTAATTCAAATATGAATCGTCTCAGTGTATGAGATGGAACGTGCCCATAGACTTGTTACTGTCACCCTTGCCTGGCATCTCCTGCTTATGAACTTTACCTTGCACCTATCTCTGTTTCATTCGTATCTTGCAGCCAGTTCATTCCCTCTATCTGCATCTGTCTCTTGGAtaaaacatgtctacagacctgaTTCATCCACCTTGTTCGGTCACTTTATCCATCATTCAGTTGTGTTCAGTTCATCTGTCTCTAAACCTGGTTTACTTGCCTTGTTCATTtattttgtcaatcatcaaaacacacgCATGCTTATGCCCACATTAATCAACCAAAGGTTATGCTTATGGACCAAACTAATTATGGACCAAACTAATTAATCAAGTTCGTTATATGAATGTTCTATAggcatttcattttattttggcTATTCTATTACTCGATAATTAGGGATTATTTAAGACTTTAAATGTTCTCTAAATTTTTCACTTATCCTTATACATATTTTTAACTACTTATGATTAATAACATAATCTCAACTTTACTTAAAATATTTCGAACATAAGTATAATATAACTATGCGGTAGTGACTAATGAGTTTCATAGATTTTGAGAGATGTTAGATATTCTGAATAAAATTACATAATTTCTACGTTTACCCTGAACATTTATGTAGAAAACAATCGAAGCATGTGAACTTCGTGCACCCGTTTGTCATATGCGCATTCAAAGTGGTTTATCATAATGACATATTTATTCTTAATTTCTGCATTTATCCGTTTCAAAACTGTATAAATTTAAAATTCGGTTAAATATGTACACTTAGACTAGATTTAACATATTTCATAATACATACTAGTACAAATAATAACCGCTTAATGCATTAATAAACCCTTAAACTTACTACTAAATATCGCTTATTCCAATTGAACACCTAAATACATAAGAAAATATTACTACTAGACACTTTCATCCAAATTTTGGGAAAATTTTTTGCGCGTATTCTCAAGTGGCTATTAAGTAATTAAGTTAGTCACATAAAATATCTCATGTCATTTAATTATACACACCGACCTCAATTGGAACAGGCCCAAAGTTTTACAACTTATTAAGGCTAATGCATATAACTAAAGCATGTGACATGTTTTAAGTAGTTACCTTATCTATGTAATGGCCCTTGATGACAAGCACAAAAGTTTTTTCGAAATTTAAATCGAAAGTATTTAATAGGAACACTTTATTATAAGTTGTAGTTTGAGTGTATAAATAAAATTTATCCGTAAGATGATATATTCACTTCTTTtactagccccccccccccccccccccaacccaaaGGCCCCACCCACCCACCACACAACCTAACGATCCCCACTCTCTTTGTtctaagggaaaagggtcaaaaatactccTCTACTTttgaaaaaagggctaaaaaatatcctccgaacttatttttggtcaaaaatacccctctcatccttaaagttttcaaatataccctatCTTGAtggaaattatcccccaaaataacccgaaatcattttttaaatccgctccatcatttaaactCGACCCAACTTAACAATTacccataagatccccttattcccccaatacGTAGGTTTTAGGTTTGAGGGAATTGGGGGAATAAGTGGATCTTATGGGTATTTATTAatttgggtcgggtttaaatgatggagaggatttaaaaaatgatttcgggttattttgggggataatttccgtcaagacaggggtatatttgaaaactttaaggatgagaggggtattttttaTCCAAAATAAGTTCGAAGGATATTTTTTATCCTTTttctaaagtagaggggtatttttgacccttttcccttgttCTAACCTCTCTTAGTTGTTCTTTGGAACTAAATCCCTCTCTCTATATAAAGCAATCATAAACAAGTCTCAGATGACATGATGTACGCAGTAACATAACACGTGTGTTTATTTCTCTCTTAATAAGAGCTTTCAACCATCTACATCGACTATGTCTCCCAACAATATTCACTTTCATCAATTCATCTTCGCAACAATCGGTAATCCAATTCGTCTTCCTCATCCATTCACTTTTATTTCTTTAATATCCAAAATTTATGATGTTTGTTTGGTTCACAAAGTTTTAACACTTGAATGATGCACTAACATTTCTGTTAGAGTTTGCACATATTTAGTCccatatattttgtaatcttctattttaggatatcatatgttagaatccattagtcaaattagttcctaatttgtagcctacaattatgaTGTACATGATGTATATTAACCTATGGAATGAATGAAAACAGACAGGGAAAATATtctcttacatggtatcagactaggtctcTCTTAAAACCCTAGCaacctaaaccctagccgccgacAATTTTCTTGTCTTCCTTCTCTTCGGCTCTTCCTTCTCCCTTTCTCCATGGCTGACACCTCCAAGTTGCACCCTGCGACTACAGTCACcaatatcaaatcatgcattcctaTTGTTCTTGACTATGAAGGAAGCCAATACAACAATTGGGCTACCCTCTTCAAGCTCCATTGCCGAGCAAACTTGGTGATCGACCACATACTACCTCCTGCCTCCCCCACCGTGCCACCACCGGCAACGGCAGCCGAGAAACTTACTACGAAGGCTCTATGGGAACGGCTAGATGACATTGTTCGTCAATGGATATATGGTACCATATCGAATGATCTTCTCAACACGATCATTCATCAAGAGGACACTGCAGCCGAGGCATGGAATCGTCTTGTTCATCTCTTTTAGGACAACAAATCGGCTAGGGCTTTTGCACTTGATGCAAAATTCACCAAcaccaaattggtggattttccGAATGTGAAAGGATACTGCATCAGGCTAAAGGTTCTTGCAGATAATCTCGCAAACGTCAGCCACAAAGTTTCCGACGAATGACTTGTGCTTCGCCTTCTGCGTGGATTATCGGAGGAATATAAAATCTTTCTAACGACGGTACAACGCCGTACTCATCTCCCATCTTTTGACGTTGTTCGGTCGATGCTCGAACTTGAGGAAGACAGCCATGGCGAGGACACCATCCACGAATCCGAGTCGAATGCTGCTATCGTTTCCCACAATGTTAATCCTCATAATTTTTCTAATGGGCAGTCCAACAATTATGAGAATGGTTCTAATAATCGAGGAAATTCTCACAATCGCGGAAAGAAGAACAACCGCGGTCACGGCGGCGGAAACCGCAACAGCCACCGCGGTGGCGCAGGAAACGGGCAGAGCAGCAGCGGGGCCAGTCGGCACACTGCCCAGGGAAATTTGCCCGCAGCATCGCCGAACCAAGGGGCTGCTGCCCAGTCTTGGTTTTACCCCCCTTGGGCTGCTTGAGGGCCTCAGCCGTGGGCCACCCCACCGTGCCCCTACCCCACCACTGGCTGGCAGCAGCCTCGCGGGTGGCAGCAGCAGTCACGGCCAGCCCAGTCCCAGCAAGGTATTCTCGGTGCTCGTCCTCCTCAGTCATTCTACTCAGCAGCTTCGTCTTCACATGGTGGGTATGCGCCCACGGATATTGATCAAGCTATGCATACAATGTCGTTAAATCCGCCCGAAGACaacaattggtacatggacaccggagccacatctcacatgaccaactcccaaggtactctctcgtcttactaTCAATTGAGCAAACATAatagcattgttgttggtaatggtaacatgattccaattcgtggttatggtcatacTTCCCTTCGAGTAAATCCCTCCCTAAACCTGAAAAATGTTTTACATGcacctaaactcatcaaaaaccttatttccgttcgtaaatttactatcgataatatggtttctgttgaatttgatccttttggcttttctgtgaaggattttcgGATGGGGACCAAACTCATGAGATGTGAGAGTTcgggtgatctttatccattcttcCAACATTTTCGAGCCATCTCGTCTTCCGCACCATCTGCTTTTAGTGTCATCTCTCCTCATATTTGGCACTCCCGTTTAGGTCATCCAGGGGATGTTATTTTAAGTTCTTTAcgtagtagtaatttgattgaatgtaataaggctcgaaacaatgtttgtcattcttgccctctggggaaattaattaaattgcctttttatgactctctttcaactactactatgccCTTTGATATtgttcatagtgatttatggacttcacctgttcttagctcttctggtcacagatattatgttttatttcttgacaattacactaattttctttggactcttcccatcaaaacaaagtcccaagtttataattgtttcttgtctttccggattttcattcgcactcagtttgaaaaagaaatcaaaactttTCAATGTGACAACGGGCGTGAATTTGATAATGGTCCTTTTCATAAATTTTGTGAACAAAATGGGATGCTTTTCTGCTTTTCTTGTCCCTACACTTCCCCTCAAAATGGTAAGGCGGAACGGAAAATTAAATCCATCAATAATATTGTTTGTACACTCCTTGCCCATACATCTATGCCCCCCTCCTATTGGCATCACGCGTTGGCCATGGCAACGTACCTACACAATATTGTCCCTTCTAAAATCTTAGCATATAAGACACCCACTCACATTCTTTATCAAAAGAATCCATCATACTCTCATCTCCGAGTTTTTGGCTGTCTATGCTTTCCTCTCTTTCCCTCCACACAAATTCATAAACTGCAATCTAGGTCCACTCCATGTGTTTTCCTATGATATCCTTCCAATCATCGGGGGTACAAATGCTATGATTTATCGAGCCGAAAAATAATCATAGCCCGGCATGTGTGGTTTGATGAAAGTTCCTTcccattttcacaaataaatactcCATTTCCTACCTCATATGAGTTTTCGGGTGATGATAATTCCCCATTGAGAATCCATTTGTTGCATGACCAGGCCACTGCTCCATCAATGCAGCCCCCTCCCTCTCCTGCAACCCACCACCCGAGCTCGCCCACCTCCTCTTCTTCATCGTCGACTGCCCAGCAGTGCACCCCCACTGCCCCAGCTGCCCGCCAGCTTCTTTCGCTTCCTGCCACTGCCCAATCGGTAGTCCCCCCATTGCCGGTTCCTCCTTCTCCCTCGCTGCCCCACCACGGCAGCAGCTCCCTCTCTGCCAGCCCCCCACCCGTTCATCACATGACTACACGTagccaacatgggatttttaagccgaacttgaaataccataatcaagccttAAGTGCCACCACTAATTCCATCTCCCCCATTCCCCGGAATCCCGTTGGTGCCCttaatgacccgaattggaaaaatgctatgcaagatgaatataatgctcttattgatagtAAGACTTGGGAGTTGGTCCCTCATCCTCCAAATGCTAATATTATTCAGTCGTTATGGATTTTtcggcataaaaagaaatctgatggttcttttgagaggcataaagcccgtcttgtaggtgatggaaggtctcaacgggaaggtgttgattatgacgagactttcagtccggtggtcaagccggcaactatccgtgtggttcttactatttctttatctcactcttggcccattcaccaacttgatgtaaagaatgctttcttacatggcAATTTGAATGAGATCGTCTATATGTATCAGCCTCTGGGATTTCGGGATCCGGCTCGTCCtgatcatgtctgtctcttgcGTAAGTCTCTTTATGGTTTGAAACAGGCACCACGGGCTTGGTATCAGCGTTTTGCTGAATATGTGGGAACCATTGGTTTCTCACATAGTACATCTGACAACTCTCTCTTCACTTATTGTCGTGGAAAGGATACTGGTTATATTctgttatatgtggatgatattattctaactgcatcttcagactctctcagactcggtattatgtccaagttagctacggaatttgcaatgaaagacttaggtccgttgagctattttttggggATTGCTGTCTCCCGAGACAAAAATTCTCTATTTATGTCTCAGAGTTCTTATGCAGAGGATATTCTTGACAGGGCAG
The nucleotide sequence above comes from Lycium barbarum isolate Lr01 chromosome 3, ASM1917538v2, whole genome shotgun sequence. Encoded proteins:
- the LOC132630458 gene encoding uncharacterized protein LOC132630458; its protein translation is MADTSKLHPATTVTNIKSCIPIVLDYEGSQYNNWATLFKLHCRANLVIDHILPPASPTVPPPATAAEKLTTKALWERLDDIVRQWIYGTISNDLLNTIIHQEDTAAEAWNRLVHLF